The Salmonella enterica subsp. houtenae serovar Houten genome has a segment encoding these proteins:
- the STY1969 gene encoding putative exported protein — translation MNDVLNSGTFSLASLIVSMVVLVVGLAIWFFVNRASSRANEQIELLEALLDQQKRQNALLRRLCEANEPEKETEPATAASEPEEDIIRLVAER, via the coding sequence ATGAACGATGTTTTAAACTCTGGTACGTTTTCTCTTGCATCTTTAATAGTATCAATGGTGGTTCTGGTGGTGGGGCTGGCGATCTGGTTCTTTGTCAACCGGGCAAGCTCCCGCGCTAACGAGCAGATAGAATTGCTCGAAGCGTTATTGGATCAGCAGAAGCGGCAAAACGCATTGTTGCGCCGCCTTTGCGAAGCAAACGAACCAGAAAAAGAAACTGAACCCGCAACAGCGGCAAGCGAACCGGAAGAGGATATCATTCGTCTGGTTGCTGAACGATAA
- the ftsI2 gene encoding penicillin-binding protein yields the protein MKKKSDGDTRNFTPIRFALLCTAILLSMALLLGRVAWLQIVTPSKLVKQEDMRSLREVTTASPRGMITDREGRPLAVSVPVNAVWADPKTILSKGGVGYNERWQALASALHLSLSTLAERVNSNPAGRFIYLARQVSPQQAEWIDKLNLPGINLREESRRFYPAGHVAANLIGFTNIDGQGIEGIEKSFNAQLTGKPGSRLVRKDKFGHVIENITEVNPVPAHELQLSIDERLQTVTEDALDNAVTWNKAESGAAVLINIPTGEILSMASYPDFNPNNREGAQLDDFRNRAISDTFEPGSTVKPLVIMTALQQGIVQPDSVIDTHPFILDGHRIRDVGYYPELTLTGILQKSSDTGVSHLSLAMPVQKLMDTYKSFGFGVPTGLGLTGESSGLLPKRRYWSDLDRATFAFGYGLMVTPLQLAHVYATIGSFGIYRPLSITKVDPPVIGTRVMSEELVHEVEHMMESVALPGGGGTKAAVRDYRIAVKTGTAKKIGDDGKYVDKYVAYTAGVAPASNPRFALVVVINDPQNGAYYGGAVSAPVFSQIMGDVLRLENVEPDGMPADSDHLLVMHGSHVAVPGS from the coding sequence GTGAAAAAGAAAAGCGACGGCGATACCCGTAATTTTACGCCCATACGTTTTGCACTACTTTGCACTGCCATTCTGCTCAGTATGGCATTGTTATTAGGGCGGGTGGCATGGTTGCAAATTGTTACGCCGTCGAAACTGGTGAAACAAGAAGATATGCGCTCGCTTCGTGAAGTGACAACGGCCTCTCCACGCGGCATGATCACCGACAGAGAAGGGCGACCCTTAGCGGTGAGCGTTCCGGTTAATGCTGTCTGGGCCGATCCGAAAACTATCCTAAGCAAAGGCGGAGTTGGCTACAATGAGCGCTGGCAGGCGCTGGCCAGCGCGCTACATCTGTCGCTCAGTACGCTTGCGGAACGAGTAAACAGCAACCCGGCAGGCCGTTTTATCTACCTGGCGCGCCAGGTTTCGCCTCAGCAAGCCGAATGGATAGATAAACTGAATCTACCGGGTATTAATCTGCGCGAAGAGTCGCGCCGTTTTTACCCTGCCGGGCACGTAGCGGCTAACTTGATCGGCTTTACCAATATCGATGGGCAGGGAATAGAAGGTATTGAAAAGAGCTTTAACGCGCAACTGACGGGAAAACCGGGCTCCCGACTGGTGCGTAAAGATAAATTTGGTCATGTTATTGAGAACATTACGGAAGTAAATCCGGTTCCTGCGCATGAACTTCAGCTTAGCATTGATGAACGTCTGCAAACGGTTACTGAAGATGCGCTGGATAACGCCGTCACCTGGAACAAAGCGGAATCCGGCGCTGCCGTATTGATTAACATCCCAACGGGGGAAATTCTCTCGATGGCGAGCTACCCGGATTTCAACCCGAACAACCGTGAAGGCGCGCAGTTGGACGATTTTCGTAACCGCGCCATCAGCGACACCTTCGAACCCGGTTCTACCGTGAAGCCATTGGTCATTATGACTGCGTTACAGCAGGGCATCGTGCAACCGGACAGCGTTATCGATACCCATCCCTTTATTCTCGATGGACACCGTATTCGCGACGTCGGTTACTATCCGGAACTGACATTAACCGGTATTTTGCAAAAATCCAGCGATACCGGCGTTTCTCACCTTTCTCTGGCGATGCCGGTGCAGAAATTAATGGACACTTATAAAAGCTTTGGCTTCGGCGTGCCTACCGGACTGGGCCTCACCGGAGAGAGCAGCGGGTTATTACCGAAACGCCGTTACTGGAGTGATTTAGATCGCGCTACCTTCGCTTTTGGCTATGGATTAATGGTGACGCCGCTGCAACTGGCGCATGTTTATGCCACGATTGGCAGCTTTGGTATCTATCGTCCGTTATCGATCACCAAAGTTGATCCGCCCGTGATCGGCACGCGGGTCATGTCGGAAGAGCTGGTGCACGAGGTGGAACATATGATGGAGAGCGTCGCGTTGCCTGGCGGCGGCGGAACAAAAGCCGCAGTAAGAGACTACCGTATTGCGGTCAAAACCGGGACGGCGAAAAAAATTGGCGATGATGGCAAATACGTTGATAAGTACGTGGCATATACCGCAGGCGTCGCGCCGGCTAGCAATCCCAGATTCGCGCTGGTGGTGGTGATTAACGATCCGCAAAATGGGGCTTATTATGGCGGCGCGGTGTCTGCGCCCGTATTCAGCCAGATCATGGGCGATGTGCTGCGGCTGGAAAATGTTGAGCCAGACGGTATGCCAGCCGATTCAGATCACCTTCTGGTGATGCATGGCAGTCACGTTGCGGTTCCGGGCTCGTAA
- the htpX gene encoding heat shock protein → MMRIALFLLTNLAVMVVFGLVLSLTGIQSSSVQGLLIMALLFGFGGSFISLLMSKWMALKSVGGEVIEQPRNERERWLMNTVATQARQAGIAMPQVAIYHAPDINAFATGARRDASLVAVSTGLLQNMSPDEAEAVIAHEISHIANGDMVTMTLIQGVVNTFVIFISRIIAQIAAGFLGGNRDEGEGSNGNPLIYFAVAMVLELVFGILASIITMWFSRYREFHADAGSAKLVGREKMIAALQRLKTSYEPQEATSMMAFCINGKSKSLSELFMTHPPLDKRIEALRSGEYLK, encoded by the coding sequence ATGATGCGAATCGCGCTCTTCCTGCTGACGAACCTGGCCGTGATGGTCGTTTTCGGGCTGGTTCTGAGCCTGACAGGGATACAGTCGAGCAGCGTACAAGGCTTACTGATCATGGCGCTGCTGTTTGGTTTTGGCGGTTCTTTTATTTCGTTGCTGATGTCCAAATGGATGGCGTTAAAATCCGTAGGGGGGGAAGTTATTGAACAGCCTCGCAATGAAAGAGAACGCTGGTTGATGAACACAGTAGCAACGCAAGCGCGCCAGGCCGGTATCGCCATGCCGCAGGTTGCTATCTACCATGCGCCGGACATTAACGCGTTTGCGACGGGGGCACGCCGTGACGCCTCATTGGTCGCTGTGAGCACCGGTCTGTTGCAAAACATGAGCCCCGACGAAGCGGAAGCCGTCATTGCGCATGAAATCAGCCATATTGCCAATGGCGATATGGTGACGATGACGTTGATTCAGGGGGTAGTTAACACCTTCGTTATCTTTATTTCGCGCATTATCGCGCAAATTGCTGCTGGTTTTTTGGGCGGCAACCGTGATGAGGGCGAAGGAAGTAACGGTAATCCGCTAATCTATTTCGCCGTTGCGATGGTGCTGGAACTGGTCTTCGGTATTCTGGCGAGCATTATCACGATGTGGTTCTCCCGTTACCGTGAGTTCCATGCTGATGCAGGATCGGCGAAGTTGGTTGGTCGTGAAAAAATGATTGCCGCGTTGCAGCGTCTGAAAACGAGCTACGAGCCGCAAGAAGCGACCAGCATGATGGCGTTTTGTATTAACGGTAAATCGAAATCGTTAAGCGAGCTGTTTATGACGCACCCACCACTTGATAAGCGTATTGAAGCGCTGCGTAGCGGCGAGTACCTGAAATAA
- the mgrB gene encoding Putative inner membrane protein, with the protein MKKFRWVVLGIVVVVCLLLWAQVFNIMCDQDVQFFSGICAINKFIPW; encoded by the coding sequence GTGAAAAAATTTCGATGGGTCGTTCTCGGCATCGTGGTGGTGGTATGCCTGTTGCTGTGGGCGCAGGTATTTAATATCATGTGCGATCAGGATGTACAATTTTTCAGTGGTATTTGCGCCATCAATAAATTTATTCCCTGGTAA
- the yebS_1 gene encoding Paraquat-inducible protein A, with protein MALNTSHVTPTKKLTIRSISEALPRSHYQRCPECDMLFSLPEMSAHQSAYCPRCQAKIRGGRDWSLTRLTAMAVTMLLLMPFAWSEPLLHIYLLGVRIDANVMHGIWQMTQQGDPLTAAMVLFCVVGAPLILVFSIAYLWFGSLLGMNLRPILLMLEKLKEWVMLDIYLVGIGVASIKVQDYAFLQPGIGLLAFVSLVVLSILTMIHLNVEQLWERFYPQRPAQRADERLRVCLGCHFSGYPDAKGRCPRCHIPLRLRRKQSVQKCWAALLASIVFLLPANLLPISVIYINGGRQEDTILSGIMSLASSNIAVAAVVFIASILVPFTKVIVMFTLLLSIHFKCEQGLRTRILLLRLVTWIGRWSMLDLFVISLTMSLINRDQILAFTMGPAAFYFGAAVILTILAVEWLDSRLLWDAHESGNARFED; from the coding sequence ATGGCTCTGAACACCTCACACGTCACGCCAACAAAAAAGCTAACGATCCGGTCAATTAGCGAAGCGCTGCCGCGCAGCCACTACCAGCGCTGCCCTGAATGCGACATGCTGTTCAGCTTGCCGGAGATGAGCGCTCATCAAAGCGCTTATTGTCCTCGTTGCCAGGCCAAAATTCGCGGTGGGCGCGACTGGTCGCTGACGCGGCTGACCGCGATGGCGGTAACCATGCTGCTATTGATGCCGTTTGCCTGGAGCGAACCGTTACTCCATATCTACCTGTTGGGCGTACGCATTGATGCCAATGTGATGCACGGCATCTGGCAAATGACGCAGCAGGGCGATCCGTTAACCGCCGCAATGGTGCTCTTTTGTGTAGTGGGCGCGCCGCTTATTCTGGTTTTTTCAATTGCCTACCTGTGGTTTGGCAGCCTCCTCGGCATGAATCTGCGTCCAATCCTGCTGATGTTGGAAAAACTGAAAGAGTGGGTGATGCTGGATATCTATCTGGTCGGTATTGGCGTTGCTTCTATCAAAGTTCAGGACTATGCCTTTCTGCAGCCGGGCATCGGGCTTTTAGCGTTCGTCTCGTTGGTGGTTCTTAGCATTCTGACTATGATTCATCTGAATGTGGAACAACTATGGGAACGATTTTATCCGCAGCGCCCTGCTCAACGAGCGGACGAAAGATTGCGCGTCTGTCTTGGCTGCCACTTTAGCGGCTATCCGGATGCTAAAGGACGCTGCCCGCGTTGTCATATTCCGCTACGGTTACGCCGAAAACAGAGCGTGCAAAAGTGTTGGGCGGCCTTGCTGGCGTCTATTGTCTTTTTGCTGCCGGCAAACCTGCTGCCTATCTCGGTAATTTACATTAATGGCGGGCGTCAGGAAGATACGATCCTGTCGGGCATTATGTCGCTCGCCAGCAGCAATATCGCCGTCGCCGCCGTGGTTTTTATCGCCAGTATTTTGGTGCCGTTTACCAAAGTCATCGTGATGTTTACGCTACTGTTGAGTATCCATTTTAAATGCGAACAGGGGCTGCGGACGCGAATTCTGTTGCTGCGTCTGGTGACATGGATAGGCCGCTGGTCGATGCTGGATCTTTTCGTTATCTCGTTAACCATGTCTCTGATTAATCGCGATCAGATTCTGGCTTTTACTATGGGACCGGCTGCGTTTTATTTCGGCGCAGCGGTAATTTTGACTATTCTTGCAGTGGAATGGCTGGATAGCCGCTTACTTTGGGATGCACATGAGTCAGGAAACGCCCGCTTCGAAGACTGA
- the prc gene encoding Tail-specific protease precursor, with protein sequence MNTFFRLTALAGLLALAGQSFAVEDITRADQIPVLKEETQHATVSERVTSRFTRSHYRQFDLDEAFSAKIFDRYLNLLDYSHNVLLASDVEQFAKKKTVLGDELRTGKLDVFYDLYNLAQKRRFERYQYALKVLERPMDFTGNDTFNLDRSKAPWPKDEAELNVLWDGKVKFDELSLKLTGKSDKEIRETLTRRYKFAIRRLAQTNSEDVFSLAMTAFAREIDPHTNYLSPRNTEQFNTEMSLSLEGIGAVLQMDDDYTVINSLVAGGPAAKSKSISVGDRIVGVGQAGKPTVDVIGWRLDDVVALIKGPKGSKVRLEILPAGKETKTRIITLTRERIRLEDRAVKMSVKTVGKEKVGVLDIPGFYVGLTDDVKVQLQKLEKQNVNSIVIDLRSNGGGALTEAVSLSGLFIPSGPIVQVRDNNGKVREDSDTDGVVYYKGPLVVLVDRFSASASEIFAAAMQDYGRALIVGEPTFGKGTVQQYRSLNRIYDQMLRPEWPALGSVQYTIQKFYRVNGGSTQRKGVTPDIIMPTGNEETETGEKFEDNALPWDSIDAAKYVKSDDLAPFGPELLKEHNARIAKDPEFQYIMKDIARFNAMKDKRNIVSLNYAQREKENNEEDALRLARINDRFKREGKPLLKKLDDLPKDYQEPDPYLDETVKIALDLAHLEKEKPAEQAAAGK encoded by the coding sequence ATGAACACTTTTTTTAGGCTTACCGCGTTAGCTGGCCTGCTTGCATTAGCAGGCCAGTCCTTCGCCGTGGAAGATATTACGCGTGCCGATCAAATTCCCGTACTGAAGGAAGAGACGCAACATGCGACGGTGAGCGAGCGCGTAACGTCGCGTTTTACCCGCTCCCACTATCGGCAGTTCGATCTGGATGAGGCATTTTCGGCAAAGATTTTTGATCGCTATCTGAATCTTCTCGACTATAGCCACAATGTTTTGTTGGCGAGCGATGTCGAGCAGTTTGCGAAAAAGAAAACCGTGTTGGGCGATGAGTTGCGCACGGGGAAGCTGGATGTTTTTTACGATCTCTATAACCTGGCGCAAAAGCGCCGGTTTGAACGTTACCAGTACGCGCTAAAAGTGCTGGAACGGCCAATGGATTTCACCGGAAACGATACGTTTAACCTGGACCGCAGTAAAGCGCCCTGGCCGAAAGATGAGGCTGAGTTAAATGTGCTGTGGGATGGTAAAGTGAAATTCGATGAGCTCAGTCTGAAACTCACCGGCAAGAGCGACAAAGAAATTCGCGAAACGCTGACGCGTCGCTACAAATTCGCTATTCGCCGCCTGGCGCAGACCAACAGTGAAGATGTGTTCTCGCTGGCGATGACCGCTTTTGCGCGTGAAATCGATCCGCATACGAATTATCTTTCCCCCCGCAATACCGAGCAGTTTAATACCGAAATGAGTCTGTCTCTGGAAGGTATTGGCGCGGTGCTGCAAATGGATGACGATTATACCGTCATTAACTCATTGGTTGCCGGCGGCCCGGCAGCGAAGAGCAAGTCGATTAGCGTCGGCGATCGTATCGTCGGCGTAGGGCAGGCCGGAAAACCGACGGTCGACGTGATTGGCTGGCGTCTTGACGATGTGGTGGCGTTGATCAAAGGGCCGAAAGGCAGCAAGGTCCGACTGGAAATACTGCCGGCTGGTAAAGAGACGAAAACGCGTATTATCACACTAACGCGCGAACGGATTCGTCTTGAAGATCGCGCGGTTAAAATGTCGGTGAAAACCGTCGGCAAGGAAAAAGTTGGCGTACTGGATATTCCAGGCTTCTATGTTGGTTTGACCGATGATGTCAAAGTTCAGCTTCAGAAGCTGGAAAAACAGAACGTTAACAGCATCGTTATCGATCTGCGTTCAAACGGCGGCGGGGCACTGACGGAAGCCGTTTCGCTTTCCGGTCTGTTTATCCCTTCTGGTCCAATAGTCCAGGTGCGCGACAATAACGGCAAAGTGCGTGAGGATAGCGACACCGACGGCGTGGTCTACTATAAAGGCCCGCTGGTGGTGCTGGTCGATCGTTTTAGCGCCTCGGCATCGGAAATCTTCGCTGCCGCGATGCAGGATTATGGTCGCGCGCTGATTGTCGGTGAGCCGACATTCGGTAAAGGGACGGTACAGCAATATCGTTCGCTAAACCGAATTTACGATCAGATGCTGCGCCCGGAATGGCCTGCGCTGGGTTCGGTGCAGTACACCATTCAGAAATTTTATCGTGTCAACGGCGGTAGTACGCAGCGCAAAGGGGTCACGCCGGATATCATCATGCCGACCGGCAATGAAGAGACGGAAACCGGAGAAAAATTTGAAGATAACGCCTTGCCGTGGGATAGCATTGATGCGGCGAAGTACGTGAAATCGGATGATTTGGCCCCGTTTGGCCCGGAATTATTGAAAGAACACAACGCGCGTATCGCCAAAGACCCTGAGTTTCAGTACATCATGAAGGATATCGCACGTTTCAATGCCATGAAGGATAAGCGCAACATCGTCTCTCTGAATTATGCGCAGCGTGAGAAAGAGAACAATGAAGAAGACGCTCTGCGTCTGGCGCGTATCAACGATCGGTTTAAACGCGAGGGCAAACCGTTGCTGAAGAAACTGGACGATCTGCCAAAGGATTACCAAGAGCCGGACCCGTACCTTGATGAAACGGTGAAGATTGCTCTGGACCTGGCGCATCTTGAAAAAGAAAAACCAGCGGAGCAGGCGGCAGCCGGTAAGTAA
- the kdgR gene encoding transcriptional regulator KdgR: MANADLDKQPDSVSSVLKVFGILQALGEEREIGITELSQRVMMSKSTVYRFLQTMKTLGYVAQEGESEKYSLTLKLFELGARALQNVDLIRSADIQMRELSRLTKETIHLGALDEDSIVYIHKIDSMYNLRMYSRIGRRNPLYSTAIGKVLLAWRDRDEVKQILDGVEYKQSTGRTITSTEALLPLLDKVREQGYGEDNEEQEEGLRCIGVPVFDRFGVVIAGLSISFPTLRFSEERLQEYVAMLHAAARKISEQMGYNDYPF; the protein is encoded by the coding sequence ATGGCAAACGCAGATCTGGATAAACAGCCTGATTCTGTATCTTCTGTACTGAAGGTTTTCGGCATTCTGCAGGCGCTGGGTGAAGAGCGTGAAATAGGGATTACCGAACTATCGCAGCGCGTCATGATGTCGAAAAGCACCGTTTATCGCTTTTTGCAAACCATGAAAACGCTGGGCTACGTGGCTCAGGAGGGGGAGTCTGAAAAATACTCTCTGACGCTAAAGTTGTTTGAACTGGGCGCGCGAGCTTTGCAAAATGTTGACTTGATCCGCAGTGCGGACATCCAGATGCGTGAACTTTCTCGTCTGACGAAAGAAACCATCCATCTTGGCGCTCTGGATGAAGACAGCATCGTCTATATCCATAAAATTGACTCTATGTACAATCTGCGGATGTATTCACGCATTGGTCGTCGTAATCCGCTGTACAGTACGGCCATCGGTAAAGTGCTTCTGGCCTGGCGCGATCGCGATGAGGTCAAGCAGATTCTCGATGGCGTAGAGTATAAACAAAGCACTGGGCGAACCATTACCAGCACTGAAGCGTTGCTGCCGCTGTTGGATAAAGTACGTGAGCAAGGCTACGGTGAAGATAACGAAGAACAGGAAGAAGGATTACGTTGTATCGGCGTACCGGTATTCGACCGCTTTGGCGTGGTAATCGCAGGGCTAAGCATTTCGTTCCCGACGCTGCGCTTTTCAGAAGAGCGCTTACAGGAATATGTTGCGATGTTACATGCCGCGGCGCGTAAAATTTCTGAACAAATGGGTTACAACGATTATCCTTTCTAA
- the proQ gene encoding ProP effector encodes MENQPKLNSSKEVIAFLAERFPHCFSAEGEARPLKIGIFQDLVERVGGEMNLSKTQLRSALRLYTSSWRYLYGVKPGATRVDLDGNPCGELEEQHVEHARKQLEEAKARVQAQRAEQQAKKREAAAAAGEKEDAPRRERKPRPVARRKEGAERKPRADKPTTKAPRAPREEKHTPVSDISVLTVGQSLKVKAGNNAMDATVLEITKDGVRVQLNSGMSLIVRAEHLVF; translated from the coding sequence ATGGAAAATCAACCTAAGTTGAATAGCAGTAAAGAAGTTATCGCGTTTCTGGCCGAGCGTTTTCCTCACTGTTTTAGTGCGGAAGGCGAAGCTCGCCCGCTGAAAATTGGTATTTTTCAGGATCTGGTAGAGCGAGTTGGGGGCGAAATGAACCTCAGCAAAACGCAACTTCGTTCCGCTTTACGTCTTTATACTTCAAGCTGGCGTTACCTGTACGGCGTTAAGCCGGGCGCAACGCGCGTCGACCTTGATGGCAATCCGTGCGGCGAGCTGGAAGAACAGCATGTCGAACATGCGCGTAAACAGCTTGAAGAAGCCAAAGCCCGTGTTCAGGCGCAGCGCGCAGAGCAGCAAGCGAAAAAACGCGAAGCTGCCGCGGCGGCTGGCGAAAAAGAAGACGCGCCGCGACGCGAGCGCAAACCTCGCCCGGTAGCGCGTCGTAAAGAAGGCGCTGAACGTAAACCTCGCGCTGATAAACCGACGACGAAAGCGCCGCGTGCGCCTCGCGAAGAGAAGCACACGCCGGTTTCTGATATTTCAGTATTGACCGTAGGGCAGTCCCTCAAGGTGAAAGCGGGTAATAATGCGATGGATGCCACCGTATTAGAAATCACCAAAGATGGTGTCCGTGTACAGCTGAATTCGGGTATGTCTTTGATTGTACGCGCAGAACACCTGGTGTTCTGA
- the SBOV18681 gene encoding putative exported protein, whose protein sequence is MRLIIRAIVLFALVWIGLLLSGYGILVGSKVNAAGLGLQCHYLTARGTSTAQYVHTNSGIIGFSDCPIFRKSATVVDNG, encoded by the coding sequence ATGCGTTTGATCATTCGCGCAATTGTATTGTTTGCCCTGGTGTGGATAGGCCTGCTGCTGAGCGGCTATGGCATACTGGTGGGAAGTAAAGTGAACGCCGCAGGGCTGGGCCTACAGTGCCACTACCTGACGGCACGCGGCACCAGTACAGCGCAATATGTCCATACCAATAGCGGCATTATTGGCTTTTCCGACTGCCCCATTTTCAGAAAAAGCGCCACCGTTGTGGATAATGGCTAA
- the yebR gene encoding GAF domain-containing protein — protein MSKNAFNAYFNSLCLGVRPRSDYIMSKTELYAALNRDFQSLMAGETSFLATLANTSALLFERLTEVNWAGFYLLEGDTLVLGPFQGRIACVRIPVGRGVCGAAVAQNKVQRIDDVHAFDGHIACDAASNAEIVLPVTVGKRIIGVLDIDSTAFGRFTEEDEHGLRTLVAQLETVLATTDYKKFFASVAG, from the coding sequence TTGAGCAAGAACGCATTTAATGCTTATTTTAATAGCCTGTGTTTAGGAGTAAGACCACGAAGTGATTATATAATGAGCAAAACAGAGTTATACGCGGCGTTAAACCGCGATTTTCAGTCGTTAATGGCAGGTGAAACCAGCTTTCTGGCCACGCTGGCGAATACCAGCGCGCTACTGTTCGAACGTCTTACCGAGGTGAACTGGGCGGGATTTTATCTCCTCGAAGGCGATACTCTGGTGTTGGGGCCGTTTCAGGGGAGAATCGCCTGTGTGCGGATTCCGGTTGGTCGCGGCGTGTGCGGCGCAGCGGTAGCGCAGAATAAGGTTCAACGTATTGATGATGTTCATGCGTTTGACGGCCATATTGCCTGTGATGCCGCCAGCAACGCCGAAATTGTGCTGCCTGTCACGGTTGGCAAACGGATTATCGGCGTGCTGGATATAGATAGCACGGCGTTTGGCCGTTTTACCGAAGAAGATGAACACGGCCTGCGTACGCTGGTCGCACAGCTTGAAACCGTGCTTGCAACGACGGATTACAAAAAATTCTTTGCGAGCGTCGCAGGATAA
- the stp gene encoding export protein — MEKTRADGLPLPQRYGAILTIIIGISMAVLDGAIANVALPTIATDLHASPASSIWIVNAYQIAIVVSLLSLSFLGDMFGYRRIYKCGLVVFLLSSLFCALSDSLQMLTLARIAQGFGGAALMSVNTALIRLIYPQRHLGRGMGINSFIVAVSSAAGPTIAAAILSISSWKWLFLINVPLGIIALILAIRFLPANIAHDTKPRFDLPSAVMNALTFGLLITALSGFAQGQPLTLIGAELLVLVVVGFFFVRRQLSLPVPLLPIDLLRIPLFSLSIGTSIYSFCAQMLAMVSLPFYLQTVLGRSEVETGLLLTPWPLATMVMAPLAGYLIERLHAGLLGALGMVIMAAGLFALVMLPPSPSDLNIIWPMILCGAGFGLFQSPNNHTIITSAPRERSGGASGMLGTARLLGQSTGAALVALMLNQFGDSGTHLSLLAAAILATLAAVVSGLRITQPRVQA, encoded by the coding sequence ATGGAAAAAACACGGGCCGACGGCCTGCCCCTCCCACAAAGATATGGCGCTATCCTGACGATTATTATCGGTATTTCGATGGCGGTTCTGGATGGCGCTATCGCTAATGTCGCGCTGCCGACCATTGCGACTGATTTGCACGCCTCTCCTGCCAGTTCGATCTGGATTGTCAATGCGTACCAAATCGCGATTGTCGTCTCACTACTTTCCCTGTCTTTTTTAGGCGACATGTTTGGTTATCGCCGGATTTATAAATGTGGTTTAGTGGTCTTTCTGCTTTCATCACTTTTTTGCGCGCTTTCAGACTCGCTGCAAATGCTCACGCTGGCGCGCATCGCGCAGGGGTTTGGCGGCGCGGCGCTAATGAGCGTAAACACGGCGCTGATTCGTCTTATCTACCCCCAGCGTCATCTGGGACGAGGCATGGGAATTAACTCTTTTATCGTCGCAGTCTCTTCCGCCGCAGGTCCGACGATCGCCGCGGCGATTCTGTCCATCTCATCATGGAAATGGCTGTTTTTGATTAATGTCCCGTTAGGTATCATCGCTTTAATTCTGGCCATACGCTTTTTACCAGCAAACATCGCCCATGACACTAAGCCGCGCTTTGACTTACCGAGCGCGGTAATGAATGCGCTCACATTTGGCCTGCTGATTACCGCGTTGAGCGGCTTTGCCCAGGGACAGCCGCTAACGTTGATTGGCGCAGAGCTGCTCGTTCTGGTCGTGGTCGGGTTTTTCTTCGTGCGCCGCCAGCTTTCTTTACCCGTTCCCTTGTTACCCATCGACTTGTTACGCATTCCGCTTTTTTCACTCTCGATCGGCACGTCAATTTACTCGTTCTGCGCGCAGATGTTAGCCATGGTCTCGCTACCTTTTTACCTGCAAACCGTGCTAGGCCGTAGCGAAGTAGAAACCGGCCTGTTGTTGACGCCTTGGCCGCTGGCAACGATGGTGATGGCGCCGCTGGCTGGATACCTGATAGAACGTCTTCATGCCGGTTTGCTGGGGGCGCTGGGAATGGTGATAATGGCCGCCGGGTTGTTTGCTCTGGTCATGCTGCCCCCCTCCCCCTCCGATCTGAATATTATCTGGCCGATGATCCTTTGCGGCGCGGGGTTTGGCCTGTTTCAGTCGCCGAATAATCACACCATTATCACTTCCGCGCCGCGTGAACGCAGCGGTGGCGCCAGCGGGATGCTGGGCACAGCGCGACTGTTGGGCCAAAGTACTGGCGCCGCGCTGGTAGCGCTGATGTTAAATCAGTTTGGCGATAGCGGTACGCATCTTTCGCTGCTTGCGGCGGCGATCCTGGCCACTCTCGCGGCGGTAGTGAGCGGTTTACGTATTACGCAACCACGCGTTCAGGCATAA